In a single window of the Prionailurus viverrinus isolate Anna chromosome D3, UM_Priviv_1.0, whole genome shotgun sequence genome:
- the PLA2G3 gene encoding group 3 secretory phospholipase A2, with amino-acid sequence MGILVVLLGMLSFLGVAVGSSSALLWDSTSCHLARPIPGSPLGTLSFLGKNAQRLALVHTHWDEHGRLQSCSQQDEPELTAAFSALCAGEITRGTFIQTPGPELQRALATLQSQWGACRGTEEGPAGAREKRAAGVRVEQAEGHRGAPRSIGHQRLKRGWTMPGTLWCGVGDSAGNSTELGIFQGPDLCCREHDRCPQNISPFQYSYGIRNYRFHTISHCDCDARFQQCLKNQQDSISDIVGVAFFNVLEVPCFVLEEQEACVAWYWWGGCRRYGSIPLAHLQPRTLYNASWSSPATPQPPSLQNPAPSKPQQKQRPQKRPPQWKGSKNPIKTNTTALRTPVASTQPDMSPTAWLEVTHPGLQGPWSGLKPQDVRRACRSFRHLDQCEQQIGPQETKFQLLNSAHEPLFHCNCTRRLARFLRLHSPPAGTSVLWELLGTTCFKLTPPLDCAEGTGCFRDPRAIKVSARHLQRLQQRRLQLWGVTTDEGQVWPSNHPRAPMSFYDRCLQLTQAAWRPDRQQKS; translated from the exons ATGGGGATTCTGGTAGTGCTGTTAGGGATGCTGAGCTTCCTGGGAGTGGCTGTGGGGagctcctctgccctcctctgggaCAGCACCTCCTGCCACTTGGCCAGGCCCATCCCCGGCAGCCCCTTGGGGACCCTGAGCTTTCTGGGCAAGAATGCCCAGAGACTGGCCCTGGTCCACACCCACTGGGATGAGCACGGGAGGCTGCAATCTTGTAGCCAGCAAGACGAGCCAGAGCTCACTGCAGCCTTTAGTGCTCTCTGTGCTGGTGAGATCACCCGGGGCACCTTCATCCAAACCCCTGGACCTGAGCTGCAGAGAGCCCTGGCCACACTTCAgagtcagtggggagcctgccgAGGGACTGAAGAGGGTCCAGCAGGGGCTAGGGAGAAGCGAGCAGCAGGGGTCAGGGTAGAGCAAGCAGAAGGACACAGAGGAGCACCCCGCAGCATAGGACACCAGCGGTTGAAGAGAGGCTGGACTATGCCTGGCACGCTGTGGTGTGGAGTCGGGGATTCTGCTGGAAACTCCACAGAGTTGG GGATCTTCCAAGGCCCTGATCTCTGCTGCCGGGAACATGACCGATGCCCACAGAACATCTCGCCCTTCCAGTACAGCTATGGTATCAGAAACTACCGATTCCACACCATCTCCCACTGTGACTGTGATGCCAG GTTCCAGCAATGCCTGAAGAACCAGCAGGACTCCATCTCGGACATCGTGGGTGTGGCCTTCTTCAATGTGCTGGAGGTCCCCTGCTTCGTGCTGGAGGAGCAGGAGGCGTGTGTGGCGTGGTACTGGTGGGGAGG GTGCAGAAGGTATGGCTCCATACCTCTTGCCCACCTCCAGCCCAGGACCCTCTATAATGCCTCCTGGAGCTCCCCAGccaccccccagcctcccagccttcAGAACCCAGCCCCTAGCAAGCCACAACAGAAGCAGCGTCCTCAGAAGCGACCACCGCAATGGAAAGGGTCTAAGAACCCCATCAAAACCAACACCACAGCCCTCCGGACCCCTGTGGCCTCCACCCAGCCTGATATGTCCCCCACAGCCTGGCTTGAGGTCACCCATCCAGGCCTCCAGGGGCCATGGAGTGGCCTAAAACCTCAGG ATGTCCGCCGAGCCTGCCGCAGCTTCCGCCACTTGGATCAATGTGAGCAGCAGATCGGGCCTCAGGAAACAAAGTTCCAGCTGCTCAATAGTGCTCATGAGCCCCTCTTCCACTGCAACTGCACACGCCG CCTGGCACGCTTCCTGAGGCTCCACAGCCCACCTGCAGGCACCAGCGTACTTTGGGAGCTGCTAGGCACAACCTGTTTCAAGCTGACCCCTCCACTGGACTGTGCTGAGGGCACAGG CTGTTTCAGAGACCCTAGGGCCATCAAGGTGTCAGCTCGGCACTTGCAGCGACTTCAGCAGAGGCGACTCCAGCTCTGGGGTGTGACCACAGATGAGGGGCAGGTATGGCCTTCAAATCACCCAAGAGCCCCCATGTCATTCTATGACCGGTGTCTGCAGCTGACCCAGGCAGCCTGGAGACCTGACAGGCAGCAGAAATCCTAG